Sequence from the Thermoanaerobacter uzonensis DSM 18761 genome:
ATAGATATTATGATGGTAATTCTAATCCAAGAGGGAAGTGTGGTTAACAACAGAACTTTTAAAAGATCCTGTAAATCAATTAGCTTTACCGCCAGGTAATAAAGCGGGGAATATACAGCAATGGATAATTCCTAAAGGTACAAAAGTATTAAAGGGAACAGTTGCACCTCATTGGGGTAAACCTGGTGGAGCTCCTCAGATAT
This genomic interval carries:
- a CDS encoding glycohydrolase toxin TNT-related protein (This protein contains a domain related to Tuberculosis Necrotizing Toxin, which is the C-terminal effector domain of outer membrane channel protein CpnT, and which has a lethal NAD+-glycohydrolase activity.); the protein is MWLTTELLKDPVNQLALPPGNKAGNIQQWIIPKGTKVLKGTVAPHWGKPGGAPQI